The Corynebacterium simulans genome contains a region encoding:
- a CDS encoding YbjN domain-containing protein, with protein sequence MTDQADGQPTILPDTPIEPVTLERIAEIFDSEKLEYRIEEQPVSEEKTVKMLRTGFSNAAIAFQLRENAITADSVWRGTIPASEGPNLLMHINQWNQNHFAPTFRFFEGPENTLAVSGVRELDTAHGASRNQLGAFVMSTLDAILQSFAWIEQQYPQLVTWEEHEND encoded by the coding sequence GTGACTGATCAAGCCGATGGTCAACCAACCATCTTGCCCGATACCCCTATCGAGCCAGTGACGCTCGAGCGCATTGCGGAAATCTTCGACTCTGAGAAGTTGGAGTACCGCATCGAAGAACAGCCAGTTTCTGAAGAAAAGACCGTCAAGATGCTGCGCACTGGTTTCTCGAACGCAGCCATCGCATTCCAGCTGCGCGAGAACGCCATCACCGCCGATTCCGTGTGGCGCGGCACCATTCCGGCATCTGAGGGCCCGAACCTTCTGATGCACATTAACCAGTGGAATCAGAACCATTTTGCGCCGACCTTCCGATTCTTCGAAGGTCCGGAAAACACCCTGGCTGTCTCCGGCGTGCGCGAGCTGGACACCGCCCACGGCGCTTCCCGCAACCAGCTGGGCGCTTTCGTTATGTCCACCTTGGACGCCATCCTGCAGTCCTTCGCATGGATTGAGCAGCAGTACCCGCAACTCGTCACCTGGGAGGAACACGAAAATGACTAA
- a CDS encoding YbjN domain-containing protein, with protein MTNQAYAQPQVTLDRIISAMQTFDIELTKVEGRDDAATANLNGLPCLFAVLDSVAIVRCDVPTDAVYTQADAGLFLAANQINSVAFGARAVISEHENLLVVRTERDIPCAAGLSDDQLTAALKGAVDGVIGAQDAMVASAEEMAKLGSETAAQAGEASPASE; from the coding sequence ATGACTAATCAAGCTTATGCTCAGCCGCAGGTCACGCTCGACCGCATCATTAGCGCAATGCAGACCTTCGACATCGAGTTGACCAAGGTCGAAGGCCGCGACGATGCCGCTACCGCTAACTTGAACGGCCTGCCTTGCCTGTTCGCAGTTCTGGATTCCGTCGCCATCGTGCGCTGCGATGTGCCAACCGACGCCGTCTACACCCAGGCCGATGCTGGCCTGTTCCTAGCCGCGAACCAGATCAACTCCGTCGCCTTCGGCGCACGTGCCGTTATCTCCGAGCACGAGAACCTGCTTGTCGTACGTACCGAGCGCGATATTCCTTGCGCCGCTGGCCTCTCCGATGATCAGTTGACCGCTGCTTTAAAGGGCGCAGTCGACGGTGTCATTGGTGCCCAAGACGCAATGGTTGCCTCCGCAGAGGAGATGGCCAAGCTCGGTTCCGAAACCGCAGCCCAGGCCGGCGAGGCCAGCCCCGCCAGCGAATAG
- a CDS encoding TIGR01777 family oxidoreductase: MSFSAKHEVPAPREQVWQWHTRRGALARLTPPFTFMTPLKQTESLADGTSILGLPGGLKWVARHDLSRFQTNVSFSDVCLNAPMRSWATWRHHHLFADATTGSDNDAGATQITDTVDTRIPSWAVNSVFAYRQHQLIEDFQFLNRLRDLDTHATAPAVDPSGTVRPLVFAISGSRGGVGRKLTAQLTTAGHQVIQLVRNSPKPGQRQWRPNLPAPDLLEGVDVLIHLAGEPIFGRFNAAHKADIRESRVNPTQLLAEVATATPELKAMVCASAIGIYGADRGDTELTEESSRGDGFLADVVSDWEAACTPAREAGKRVVNVRTGIALSGNSGLLPLLRALFSTGLGGAFGKGEFWYSWVAMDDLTDIYFRAAIDSQLAGPVNAASPTPVLNKDFVHALGEELKRPAVVPIPTFGPALLLGKEGASELALANQKVIPARLKELGHTFRYSTVAAALAHELGGEELWTPATRAAN; encoded by the coding sequence GTGAGCTTTTCGGCCAAACACGAAGTTCCAGCCCCACGCGAGCAGGTATGGCAATGGCATACCCGTCGCGGCGCACTAGCGCGCCTTACTCCTCCTTTTACTTTCATGACCCCGTTAAAGCAGACAGAATCCTTGGCTGATGGCACCTCGATCCTGGGCCTGCCGGGCGGCCTCAAGTGGGTTGCCCGCCACGACCTTTCACGCTTCCAAACCAACGTCAGCTTCAGCGACGTTTGCCTCAACGCTCCCATGCGCTCCTGGGCCACATGGCGCCATCACCATCTCTTTGCCGATGCCACTACCGGTTCCGATAACGATGCTGGCGCTACCCAAATCACCGACACCGTCGACACCCGCATTCCGTCATGGGCTGTTAACTCCGTCTTCGCCTATCGCCAACACCAGCTCATCGAGGACTTCCAGTTTTTGAACCGTCTGCGCGACCTTGACACCCACGCCACGGCACCGGCTGTCGACCCTTCGGGCACCGTTCGCCCGTTGGTTTTCGCCATCAGTGGTTCCCGCGGTGGCGTGGGTCGAAAGCTCACCGCGCAGCTGACTACCGCAGGACATCAAGTTATCCAGCTTGTGCGCAATAGCCCCAAACCGGGCCAGCGTCAATGGCGCCCGAACCTGCCGGCGCCGGATCTCTTGGAGGGCGTCGACGTCCTTATCCATCTAGCCGGCGAACCAATCTTCGGCCGCTTCAACGCCGCCCACAAGGCAGACATACGGGAGTCCCGCGTGAACCCGACACAGCTACTGGCTGAGGTTGCCACCGCAACGCCTGAGCTCAAGGCAATGGTCTGTGCATCGGCAATCGGCATCTATGGCGCCGACCGGGGCGATACCGAGCTGACTGAAGAGTCCAGCCGCGGTGACGGCTTCCTGGCTGACGTGGTCAGCGATTGGGAGGCCGCCTGCACACCTGCCCGCGAGGCCGGAAAGCGTGTGGTCAATGTTCGCACCGGAATCGCCCTCTCCGGCAACTCCGGCTTGCTGCCGCTTTTGCGCGCGCTGTTTTCTACAGGACTCGGCGGCGCGTTTGGCAAGGGCGAATTCTGGTACAGCTGGGTCGCCATGGATGACCTGACTGATATCTACTTCCGCGCAGCAATCGATTCGCAACTTGCTGGCCCAGTCAACGCCGCCTCGCCTACCCCGGTCCTTAACAAGGATTTTGTCCATGCGCTCGGTGAGGAGCTCAAGCGCCCAGCGGTCGTGCCCATTCCAACTTTCGGCCCGGCACTGCTCTTGGGCAAGGAGGGCGCAAGCGAGCTCGCTCTGGCTAACCAGAAGGTCATCCCGGCCCGCCTGAAGGAGCTCGGCCACACCTTCCGTTACTCCACAGTCGCAGCTGCGCTTGCACACGAGCTAGGAGGCGAGGAGTTGTGGACTCCCGCCACGCGGGCGGCCAACTAG